Proteins from one Porites lutea chromosome 3, jaPorLute2.1, whole genome shotgun sequence genomic window:
- the LOC140929820 gene encoding origin recognition complex subunit 4-like, with product MKRCKSHSKRRTIVPDSHVINEVQNVLRGRIFHGDIPLDLRGLEEQKRELLDLIKRCAQCGESNSVLLIGPRGSGKSLLVKTILEDLYKTKGVKQNMLEVHLNGLVQTDDRSALLQITRQLQLENTVGDKVFGSFAENLVFLLDALKSGGQDSQSVLFILDEFDLFTNHKNQSLLYNLFDVSQSAQTPICVIGLTCRLDVVELLEKRVKSRFSHRQIHLFNSGTFDDYLEVVRSVLTLPSSFKDRQFVQAWSTHVADLLEDSSSRAVLKRQFSIAKDIRSLHQLLAFPVCSLCPDHPFIDPKDLVDAQLKMGVDCKTAMLCGVSVLELCLIIAMKHLTTLHEGEPFNFEMVYKEYQKFSQKKGHAVQSFEKPVVLKVILVDCIKAIKTLF from the exons ATGAAGAGATGCAAATCACATTCTAAGAGAAGAACTATTGTTCCTGACTCTCACGTAATAAATGAAGTACAAAATGTGTTACGGGGTCGAATTTTTCATGGCGATATTCCGCTAGACTTGCGTGGTTTAGAAGAGCAAAAGAG GGAGTTGTTAGATCTGATAAAGAGGTGTGCACAATGTGGTGAAAGTAACTCTGTTTTACTGATTGGTCCAAGAGGTAGTGGAAAGTCACTG CTTGTCAAGACCATTCTGGAGGATTTATATAAAACAAAAGGGGTGAAACAAAACATGTTGGAAGTTCATTTAAATG GCTTGGTGCAAACAGATGACAGATCAGCTTTGTTGCAAATAACAAGGCAGCTACAACTAGAAAACACAGTGGGAGACAAAGTATTT GGCTCCTTTGCTGAAAACCTAGTCTTCTTACTAGATGCACTGAAAAGTG GTGGCCAGGATAGTCAGTCAGTCCTGTTTATTCTGGATGAGTTTGACTTGTTTACAAACCACAAAAATCAGTCATTGCTATACAACCTGTTTGATGTGTCACAGTCTGCCCAGACTCCCATCTGTGTAATCGGGCTCACTTGTAGGCTG GATGTTGTAGAACTTCTTGAGAAGAGGGTGAAGTCCAGGTTTTCACACAGACAGATCCATCTTTTTAACTCAGGGACATTTGATGATTATCTTGAAGTTGTTAG ATCTGTTTTAACATTACCATCAAGCTTTAAAGACAGACAATTTGTTCAAGCCTGGAGTACCCATGTTGCA GATCTGTTAGAAGACAGTTCTTCACGGGCGGTTCTCAAGAGACAATTCAGCATTGCAAAGGACATTAGAAGTTTACATCAACTTCTA GCCTTTCCAGTTTGCAGCCTTTGTCCAGATCACCCATTTATTGACCCCAAGGATCTAGTTGATGCACAGCTAAAGATGGGAGTGGATTGCAAGACAGCGATGTTGTGTG GTGTTTCAGTGCTGGAGCTGTGCCTCATCATTGCCATGAAGCATCTGACAACATTGCATGAAGGAGAGCCTTTCAATTTTGAGATGGTCTACAAAG aATATCAGAAATTTTCCCAGAAGAAAGGGCATGCTGTTCAGTCGTTTGAAAAACCTGTTGTTTTGAAGGTAATTCTTGTTGATTGTATTAAAGCCATTAAAACCTTATTTTAG